In Tachysurus vachellii isolate PV-2020 chromosome 10, HZAU_Pvac_v1, whole genome shotgun sequence, the following proteins share a genomic window:
- the pabpc4 gene encoding polyadenylate-binding protein 4 isoform X1 yields MNAAGSSYPMASLYVGDLHQDITEAMLYEKFSPAGPVLSIRVCRDMITRRSLGYAYVNFQQPADAERALDTMNFDVVKGKPIRIMWSQRDPSLRKSGVGNVFIKNLDKSIDNKALYDTFSAFGNILSCKVVCDENGSKGYAFVHFETQDAADRAIEKMNGMLLNDRKVFVGRFKSRKEREAELGAKAKEFTNVYIKNFGEDMDDDRLKEIFDKYGKTLSVKVMTDPMGKSRGFGFVSYEKHEDANKAVEDMNGTELNGKSVFVGRAQKKMERQAELKRKFEQLKQERISRYQGVNLYIKNLDDTIDDEKLRKEFSPFGSITSAKVMLEEGRSKGFGFVCFSSPEEATKAVTEMNGRIVGSKPLYVALAQRKEERKAHLTNQYMQRIAGMRAMPANAIINQFQPTSGYFMPAVPQAQNRTTYYAPSQLTQMRPNPRWQQQGVRGQGGFQAVPNSLRQPGPRANIRHMAPNANAQGPRAMPTGAHRGAGSGQPMGARPGLGVTTPRAMPPYKYATAVRNTQPQVVQPITLQQAQPAVHIQGQEPLTASMLAAAPPQEQKQMLGERLFPLIQAMHSTLAGKITGMLLEIDNSELLHMLESHESLRSKVEEAVAVLQAHQAKKDATQKAGVVAATATS; encoded by the exons ccGAGAGAGCTCTGGACACGATGAACTTTGACGTGGTGAAGGGCAAGCCCATCAGGATCATGTGGTCACAGCGAGACCCGTCCCTTCGCAAGTCAGGCGTTGGAAATGTTTTCATCAAAAATCTGGACAAGTCCATAGACAACAAGGCCCTGTACGACACCTTCTCAGCATTCGGGAACATCCTGTCCTGCAAG GTGGTGTGTGATGAGAACGGGTCCAAAGGCTATGCGTTTGTACACTTCGAGACGCAGGACGCTGCCGACCGCGCCATCGAGAAGATGAACGGCATGCTGCTGAACGACCGCAAGGT GTTTGTGGGAAGGTTTAAATccaggaaggagagagaggccGAGCTCGGCGCCAAAGCCAAAGAGTTCACCAACGTGTACATCAAAAACTTCGGGGAGGACATGGACGACGACAGGCTGAAAGAAATCTTTGATAAATACG GTAAAACTCTGAGTGTGAAAGTGATGACTGATCCCATGGGCAAATCACGAGGATTCGGCTTCGTCAGCTACGAGAAACACGAAGATGCTAACAAG GCTGTGGAGGACATGAACGGCACGGAGCTGAACGGTAAGTCCGTGTTCGTGGGACGCGCTCAGAAGAAGATGGAGAGACAAGCCGAGCTGAAGAGGAAGTTCGAGCAGCTCAAGCAGGAGAGGATCAGCAGATACCAG GGTGTGAACTTGTACATCAAAAATCTGGACGACACCATCGACGATGAAAAACTGCGCAAGGAATTCTCTCCGTTTGGCTCCATCACCAGCGCCAAG GTGATGCTGGAGGAAGGACGCTCTAAAGGCTTTGGCTTTGTGTGCTTCTCCTCTCCTGAGGAGGCCACCAAGGCCGTGACAGAGATGAACGGACGCATCGTGGGCTCCAAGCCGCTTTATGTGGCGTTGGCACAGCGCAAAGAGGAGCGCAAAGCTCACCTCACCAACCAGTACATGCAGCGCATCGCTGGGATGAGAGCCATGCCTGCTAATGCCATCATCAACCAGTTCCAACCCACTAGCGGATACTTCATGCCCGCCGTGCCACAG gcccagaacagaaccacaTACTACGCCCCCAGTCAGCTCACCCAGATGAGGCCGAACCCACGCTGGCAGCAGCAGGGGGTCCGAGGTCAGGGAGGCTTCCAGGCTGTGCCCAACTCGTTGCGCCAACCTGGCCCCCGTGCCAACATTCGTCACATGGCACCCAACGCCAATGCCCAGGGACCCCGCGCCATGCCAACAGGTGCCCATAGAGGGG CTGGCAGCGGTCAGCCCATGGGGGCCCGCCCTGGACTCGGTGTAACCACACCACGCGCCATGCCGCCCTACAAATACGCCACCGCGGTGCGTAACACCCAGCCTCAAGTAGTCCAACCCATCACCTTACAACAG GCCCAGCCAGCGGTGCACATACAGGGTCAGGAGCCTCTAACGGCCTCCATGCTGGCTGCAGCTCCTCCACAGGAACAGAAGCAGATGTTGG gtgagCGTCTGTTCCCTTTAATCCAGGCCATGCACTCGACTCTGGCGGGGAAGATCACAGGGATGCTCCTGGAGATTGATAATTCTGAGCTGCTGCACATGCTCGAGTCCCACGAGTCTCTGCGCTCCAAG gtggagGAGGCCGTTGCTGTGCTTCAGGCTCACCAGGCGAAGAAAGACGCGACACAAAAAGCTGGAGTAGTTGCTGCCACTGCTACATCATGA